One region of Spirochaetota bacterium genomic DNA includes:
- a CDS encoding TusE/DsrC/DsvC family sulfur relay protein yields the protein MSADEERKIKRPYNRTIAGVQISFNGEGFFVNPSLWTDEIFEILAHEAGVEEISDTQRMIVHFVRKFYDEQGKAPLNHHLKVGTHMTMAELEALFPGGIKYGLRRLAGLPDPKVCAGRY from the coding sequence ATGAGCGCAGACGAAGAAAGAAAGATCAAGAGGCCGTATAACCGGACAATAGCCGGTGTTCAAATTTCGTTCAACGGGGAGGGGTTTTTTGTAAACCCCTCCCTCTGGACGGATGAGATATTCGAGATCCTGGCCCATGAAGCCGGCGTGGAGGAAATAAGCGATACGCAGCGCATGATCGTCCACTTCGTCAGAAAATTCTACGATGAGCAGGGGAAGGCGCCCCTGAACCACCACCTGAAAGTCGGGACCCATATGACAATGGCGGAGCTCGAGGCGCTCTTTCCCGGCGGCATTAAGTACGGACTTCGCCGTCTGGCGGGCCTGCCTGATCCCAAGGTCTGCGCGGGAAGGTATTAG
- a CDS encoding aminotransferase class V-fold PLP-dependent enzyme, protein MQDKLIYLDNAATVFPKPDAVLNKMLDIYRQWGVSPGRGGYDLAVMASDMVMDVRKQLCRFFGSDDPERVIFASNASDALNLIIQGMIEPGCHVVSTRLEHNSVLRPLHHFQEKGVLAYDLVESDGEGRIDPEDIARAIKPETVMVIVNHASNVTGTIQDAEAIARVCRYHEVPLILDAAQSAGLVPIRMKEWGVSALAFTGHKSMMGPSGIGGLVFAGDVDIRGTRFGGTGIDSKSLVHTQAFPHRLETGTPNFLGIIGLGAGLEHAERLGIDDIRNREVELAKHLSQGLREISAVRMRGPSGWDKRLGVTLATVENMDPDDVGAILDGDYGIAVRTGLHCAPLAHRDLKTFPQGGVRFSIGPFNTINDIDAAISAMAEIGKNK, encoded by the coding sequence ATTCAAGATAAGCTTATATACCTGGACAATGCCGCCACTGTTTTCCCGAAACCTGATGCGGTCCTGAATAAAATGCTGGATATCTACAGGCAGTGGGGCGTTTCTCCCGGACGCGGCGGATATGACCTGGCGGTGATGGCCTCGGATATGGTAATGGATGTCCGGAAGCAGCTGTGCCGTTTTTTCGGGAGCGATGATCCGGAGCGGGTGATATTCGCGTCCAACGCGTCGGACGCGCTTAACCTGATTATCCAGGGAATGATCGAACCGGGCTGCCATGTCGTGAGCACGCGGCTTGAGCACAATTCAGTGCTTCGCCCCCTGCATCACTTTCAGGAGAAAGGAGTACTGGCCTATGACCTCGTTGAATCTGACGGGGAGGGGCGCATAGACCCGGAAGATATCGCCCGCGCGATAAAGCCGGAAACGGTGATGGTGATCGTCAACCATGCCTCCAATGTTACGGGAACAATTCAGGATGCCGAGGCTATCGCCCGGGTCTGCAGGTATCATGAAGTACCTCTGATCCTTGATGCGGCGCAGAGCGCCGGGTTGGTCCCCATACGCATGAAGGAATGGGGTGTAAGCGCTCTTGCCTTTACGGGGCACAAGTCGATGATGGGTCCTTCCGGTATCGGGGGACTTGTGTTTGCCGGTGATGTTGATATCCGGGGAACAAGGTTCGGAGGAACCGGGATTGATTCTAAAAGCCTGGTGCATACCCAGGCGTTTCCTCATCGCCTGGAGACAGGTACGCCGAATTTTCTGGGTATCATCGGCCTTGGCGCAGGATTGGAACACGCGGAGCGGCTCGGCATTGATGATATACGGAACCGGGAGGTCGAACTGGCGAAGCATTTGTCGCAGGGCTTAAGAGAAATATCCGCTGTCCGCATGCGTGGTCCTTCAGGCTGGGATAAGCGTTTGGGCGTTACCCTGGCAACCGTTGAGAACATGGACCCTGATGATGTCGGCGCAATTCTGGACGGAGACTACGGCATTGCCGTCCGGACCGGGCTGCATTGCGCGCCACTGGCGCATCGGGATTTAAAAACATTCCCGCAGGGAGGTGTCCGTTTCAGCATCGGGCCATTTAATACGATCAATGATATCGATGCAGCCATCTCCGCCATGGCCGAGATCGGCAAAAATAAATAA
- a CDS encoding XdhC family protein, with product MKDLFHACADLLEYGEDVAMVTIVNQEGSAPRTAGSKMLVRRDGSIVGTIGGGIFEARAIAMAHEVFRSGQAMLGSFRFSSSDVSGMDMICGGNAEIFLDLLRSCHPENAAVCKAVCDVRRHDLDACLITKIVTGSGSEDLVKLALVARGRKPVGMLLAEEDREALEHSAGGRFPRRVTLGETEHLVEPVHYPGTVYIFGAGHISQKLAQLTHLVDFQTVVLDDREEYANGKRFPQAERIIVPENMGTCMRDLRITRNGYIVIVTRGHAYDMVVLEQALQTEAGYIGMIGSRKKREDIYRHLRQSGIREDALARVHSPIGIDIEAETPEEIAVSIAGELIQARARLIDG from the coding sequence ATGAAAGATCTTTTCCACGCATGTGCGGATCTCCTTGAATACGGGGAAGACGTGGCAATGGTCACGATCGTAAACCAGGAAGGGTCGGCGCCGCGTACGGCAGGAAGCAAAATGCTGGTGCGCAGGGACGGCTCGATTGTCGGCACCATCGGTGGCGGCATATTCGAGGCCCGGGCAATCGCCATGGCGCATGAAGTTTTCCGGAGCGGACAGGCGATGCTCGGGTCGTTCCGGTTCTCATCCAGCGATGTTTCCGGCATGGACATGATATGCGGCGGGAATGCGGAGATATTCCTGGACTTGCTCCGGTCCTGTCATCCTGAAAACGCCGCGGTGTGCAAAGCGGTCTGCGATGTGAGGCGCCATGACCTGGATGCCTGCCTGATCACTAAAATTGTTACAGGTTCGGGAAGTGAAGACCTGGTGAAGCTGGCCCTTGTAGCCAGGGGCAGGAAACCCGTGGGAATGCTTCTGGCCGAAGAAGACAGGGAGGCATTGGAGCATTCTGCCGGGGGACGCTTCCCCCGGCGTGTAACGCTGGGAGAAACGGAGCACCTTGTTGAGCCCGTCCATTATCCCGGCACGGTTTATATTTTTGGAGCAGGCCACATATCGCAGAAACTGGCGCAATTGACTCACCTTGTCGATTTTCAAACCGTGGTGCTGGATGACCGGGAAGAATATGCAAACGGGAAGCGTTTTCCGCAGGCGGAGCGGATCATCGTGCCTGAAAACATGGGAACCTGCATGAGGGACCTGCGGATCACCAGGAACGGCTACATTGTCATCGTGACCAGGGGACATGCCTACGATATGGTTGTTCTTGAGCAGGCTCTTCAAACCGAAGCCGGATATATCGGGATGATAGGAAGCAGAAAAAAACGTGAAGACATATACCGGCACTTGCGCCAGTCGGGGATACGGGAAGATGCGCTGGCGAGGGTCCATTCTCCGATCGGGATCGATATCGAAGCGGAAACGCCGGAAGAGATAGCCGTGAGCATTGCGGGCGAGCTTATCCAGGCGAGGGCGAGGTTGATCGATGGCTAA
- a CDS encoding nucleotidyltransferase family protein yields the protein MAKVEDHAATIVLAAGYSSRTGGAFKPLLKLGDRTVVERAVASHLDAGMRDVRVVVGYRADDVIDAVRHLGVRIVRNRNFDQGMFSSVQAGTATLEPGVQAFFIMPVDIPLVDPATIRAILENHERNHSGITYPVYRGTKGHPPLISRRYIPEIMNTHAPNGLRGILNSYADEAIGVEVDDEGILLDIDTVEDYRRLLAYGSRDDIPNHDR from the coding sequence ATGGCTAAGGTTGAAGACCATGCGGCTACGATCGTTCTTGCGGCGGGATATTCAAGCAGGACCGGAGGGGCCTTCAAGCCTTTGCTGAAGCTGGGCGATCGCACGGTCGTGGAGAGAGCGGTTGCTTCGCATCTTGATGCGGGCATGCGGGACGTCAGGGTGGTCGTGGGGTATCGCGCCGATGATGTCATCGATGCCGTCAGGCATCTTGGAGTCAGGATCGTGAGAAACAGGAATTTTGACCAGGGGATGTTTTCTTCGGTACAGGCCGGAACGGCGACCCTGGAGCCCGGGGTCCAGGCATTTTTTATCATGCCTGTCGATATTCCACTTGTTGATCCCGCGACAATTCGGGCAATCCTTGAAAATCATGAAAGGAATCATTCCGGCATCACCTATCCGGTATACCGTGGCACAAAAGGGCACCCTCCCCTGATATCAAGAAGATATATTCCTGAGATCATGAACACTCACGCGCCCAATGGCCTGAGGGGAATATTGAACAGCTACGCGGACGAGGCCATTGGCGTGGAAGTGGACGATGAGGGAATTCTCTTGGATATCGACACGGTGGAGGACTATCGCCGGCTCCTGGCTTACGGAAGCAGGGACGATATTCCGAATCACGATCGTTGA
- a CDS encoding molybdopterin-binding protein → MLKVRVEDAVGMVLCHDITQIIPGEFKGRAFKKGHIVTVEDIPKMLRIGKENLYVWEKKEGYLHENEAALRIAKAIAGPGISLTEPREGKINLVAELQGLLKINVNGLDEINNENEVVVSTLHRNQIVEKGTVVTGTRVIPLVIDHEIIERVEVRAERYKPIVEVKPLSGMRVGVVVTGSEVYKGRIEDKFSPVVIEKVTKLGCSVIQKVNVPDSIEMISDNIKIMVREGVELILVTGGMSVDPDDVTPSGVVAAGGTIVSYGAPILPGSMFMVAYIGDTPVLGLPGCVMYSRNTVFDLILPRVLAGEKITRKEIAGLGHGGLCANCLSCRFPSCSFGKA, encoded by the coding sequence ATGCTTAAAGTAAGAGTGGAAGATGCCGTCGGTATGGTTTTGTGCCATGACATTACCCAGATCATACCAGGAGAGTTTAAGGGGAGGGCTTTTAAAAAAGGACACATCGTTACGGTTGAAGATATACCTAAAATGCTGAGGATAGGGAAAGAGAACCTGTATGTCTGGGAAAAAAAGGAGGGATACCTGCATGAAAACGAGGCCGCCCTCCGCATTGCAAAGGCCATTGCCGGTCCGGGCATATCCCTGACGGAGCCCCGGGAGGGGAAAATCAACCTGGTCGCCGAGCTGCAGGGCTTACTGAAAATAAATGTGAACGGGCTTGATGAAATAAATAATGAAAATGAGGTGGTTGTATCCACCCTCCATAGAAATCAAATCGTTGAAAAGGGAACGGTTGTTACCGGCACGAGGGTCATTCCCCTGGTCATCGACCACGAAATTATCGAACGAGTCGAAGTGCGGGCCGAACGATATAAGCCCATAGTCGAGGTAAAGCCCCTCTCCGGAATGCGCGTCGGCGTTGTGGTTACCGGGAGCGAGGTTTATAAAGGACGGATCGAGGATAAGTTCAGCCCGGTCGTAATTGAGAAAGTTACAAAACTTGGATGCAGCGTCATACAAAAGGTCAATGTGCCGGATAGCATTGAAATGATCTCGGATAACATCAAGATCATGGTGCGTGAAGGCGTTGAATTGATCCTTGTCACGGGCGGCATGTCCGTTGATCCGGACGATGTAACTCCTTCAGGAGTCGTGGCCGCGGGCGGCACAATTGTTTCCTACGGGGCACCGATTTTACCGGGATCAATGTTCATGGTTGCTTATATAGGCGATACGCCCGTATTGGGGCTGCCCGGGTGCGTCATGTATTCCAGGAACACGGTCTTTGACTTAATACTGCCCCGTGTCCTGGCGGGAGAAAAGATTACACGCAAGGAGATAGCCGGTCTTGGCCATGGAGGGCTTTGCGCCAATTGTCTTTCCTGCAGGTTCCCGTCATGTTCTTTCGGGAAAGCATAG
- a CDS encoding GntR family transcriptional regulator, with product MTALKSKNIGYEVAEILTDRIIRMDYKPGDRILEVKVAKEFSVSQSSVREALRILESSGLVEINQRHGTYVTQLSLNDVDILYDLIEDIYSLLIRKAMEHKTPENIKRVVDVLNRIEIAADKNDVDGYFYSIFEFAIVAIEAVDSPLLKKIITDTWYNKRRVEYLTLKLRKNELKKNVKYFTLLQRYMVESNMEKLDKTIRDYVRNEKKIAMESLARVIKAG from the coding sequence ATGACCGCGTTAAAATCTAAAAACATCGGCTATGAAGTGGCTGAAATATTAACCGACAGGATAATCCGCATGGATTATAAGCCGGGCGATAGAATCCTGGAAGTTAAAGTAGCTAAAGAATTCAGCGTCAGTCAAAGTTCCGTGCGGGAAGCATTGCGGATCCTCGAGAGCAGCGGGCTGGTCGAGATCAACCAGAGACACGGGACCTATGTGACGCAGTTATCCCTGAACGACGTGGATATTCTCTATGATCTCATCGAAGACATATACTCGCTCCTCATCCGGAAGGCGATGGAGCACAAAACGCCGGAGAACATTAAAAGAGTCGTGGATGTCCTGAATCGTATCGAAATCGCCGCGGATAAAAACGACGTGGACGGCTATTTTTACAGTATTTTCGAATTCGCCATCGTGGCCATTGAGGCGGTCGACAGTCCCCTGCTGAAAAAGATAATAACCGATACATGGTATAACAAGAGAAGGGTCGAGTACCTGACGCTGAAATTGAGAAAGAACGAATTGAAGAAGAATGTGAAGTATTTCACGCTGCTCCAGAGATACATGGTCGAATCCAACATGGAGAAGCTCGATAAAACCATCCGTGATTATGTGCGGAATGAAAAGAAGATAGCCATGGAGAGCCTGGCCAGGGTCATTAAGGCCGGATAG
- a CDS encoding zinc-binding dehydrogenase: MKALMFDYSIPKIALKKIGLGGDFLLVKYSDSWPVPKIAHPNQVLVRTTLGGICASDLHQMEVSMSLYASIMASPVNPMPMGHEAIGVVEEVGPAVRGLKAGDRVAYNPVTRCEFYGFKPCPSCREGNYQHCFCLLGVGDGSALEEKYGGRKGFGGFGGGGFSEYILAFGKQLHKIPTGLPDEVAVLAEPYTIALHAVARHMPRNSDTVIVVGAGIIGLLTIKALRALGSKSRVISLARYPVQAKMAAALGATEVISERDPEILYERVAGATGGSLFKPIFSKHVLYGNKGPDVIFDCVASEASVDDDLRLVRSNGTVVLVGMGFDITKKVDWSIAIWKEVELSGTIFSGMETYKKKKVHSFDLALRLMAAEPGAYAMLVSHRFPIDRYREAFGCSRSKQSRNAIKVVLDFRSGGAN, from the coding sequence ATGAAGGCATTGATGTTCGACTACAGCATACCAAAAATCGCGCTGAAAAAGATCGGCCTGGGGGGAGATTTCCTGCTGGTAAAGTATAGCGACTCGTGGCCCGTCCCGAAGATCGCCCATCCTAACCAGGTCCTGGTGCGGACGACCCTCGGCGGCATATGCGCCTCCGACCTGCACCAGATGGAGGTGTCGATGTCGCTCTACGCGAGCATCATGGCCTCGCCGGTGAACCCCATGCCCATGGGCCACGAGGCCATAGGCGTGGTGGAGGAAGTGGGACCCGCCGTCAGGGGACTGAAGGCCGGCGACCGCGTAGCCTACAACCCGGTGACGCGCTGCGAATTTTACGGCTTCAAGCCGTGCCCGAGCTGCCGCGAGGGGAACTACCAGCACTGCTTCTGCCTCCTGGGCGTCGGGGACGGCTCGGCCCTCGAGGAGAAGTACGGCGGCCGGAAGGGATTCGGCGGCTTCGGCGGCGGCGGATTTTCCGAATACATCCTCGCCTTCGGGAAGCAGCTGCACAAAATACCGACGGGGCTCCCCGATGAGGTCGCGGTACTCGCCGAGCCCTACACCATCGCACTCCACGCGGTGGCGCGCCACATGCCCCGGAACAGCGATACGGTAATTGTCGTGGGCGCGGGCATCATCGGGCTCCTGACGATCAAGGCCCTCAGGGCCCTCGGGTCGAAAAGCCGCGTCATATCCCTCGCCCGCTATCCGGTCCAGGCTAAGATGGCGGCCGCCCTCGGCGCCACGGAGGTCATCTCGGAGCGGGACCCGGAAATCCTCTACGAGCGGGTGGCCGGCGCCACCGGCGGATCCCTGTTCAAGCCCATTTTCTCCAAGCATGTGCTCTACGGGAACAAGGGGCCCGACGTCATCTTCGACTGCGTGGCGTCCGAAGCCTCGGTCGACGACGACCTGCGCCTCGTGCGCAGCAACGGCACGGTGGTGCTGGTGGGCATGGGGTTCGATATCACGAAAAAAGTGGACTGGTCCATCGCCATCTGGAAGGAGGTGGAGCTTAGCGGGACCATTTTCTCCGGCATGGAAACATATAAAAAGAAGAAAGTCCATTCTTTCGACCTGGCGCTGCGGCTCATGGCGGCCGAGCCCGGGGCCTACGCCATGCTAGTGTCCCACAGGTTCCCCATCGACCGCTACCGGGAAGCCTTCGGGTGCTCCCGGTCCAAGCAGTCCCGGAACGCCATCAAGGTGGTGCTGGACTTCAGGAGCGGCGGGGCTAATTGA
- a CDS encoding formate acetyltransferase encodes MLLYTHTQTARKKSSTNLLVDMLLRLMASRFNGKEGYRKYLMSVDGWQNFTVGIRTENGSVEKSISFRDGRVSVAAGIPPKADVVMIFATDTALRKLLTAPTTEQVYMLLKSEMRTEGKQTHLLLFLFLVSVLLHRMQIRGLKKEKARVKKTALVERPRSDPALSRELAARRAGRMKAPSKDPGVRFLDEPYLSRYSLDDFPRLGKFLDLHFTTRARVCIEMPALLTEWHRKNGFDAKPDGTPWVPELRRAHAFRHIMKNRTPIIHAGDLVAGTTTSKDVGALPYVDAAGTYLWSELFTVPHRLLFPYDIAPEDAWKLHHDIFPYWADKNFRERLRARHGDPLPLRIDERFAVYFSFKSSAFSHIIPNFPEILKKGTMGMIAELRQYMEGDDNPARNASRDAMVICLEGLADYSRNLASRAASDADKEADPARRAELQKLAGICSQVVERPARTLDEAVNAVWITMVGAHIENTNAGLSLGRLDQWLQPYFEADMEKLTAESDREEYLRHAIELIGCFFLRCTDHLPCMPYIATIYFGGSSSDQAITLGGVTPEGTDAVNDMTYIFLKVTELLTIRDPNMNARYHPGVNSDAYLKRLCEVNLITAATPSLHNDAVIMESLKEMNYEERDLNDWAAVGCVEPTIAGKQTGHTNFQLMNMVAALEMALNNGTHPLMRWKLGPDTGVVENGDFTSFEEFYEAFLTQFRFLIDESIKLNNWYAEEHQYVRPTPYISALIDGCARKGLDITRGGAKYNSSGTAIIGLADVTDSLMVIKKLVFEERKVSFADLKRAVDGDFRDDPALHAMVTRKVPFFGSGSDEAVALANRITKFIHDYYAIIPHYRGGRYTVGFWTMSQHVAFGTLTGALPSGRRAGMPFTPGLTPEPNASRSLLDNMRDVARLDPHSITNNMAFNVKVVPSSHDTREKAVDDMFSYVKTYFTLGGMQMQMNVVTSDTLRDAMAHPESYRNLLVRISGYNAYFVTLHRDLQLELIRRAEYGIER; translated from the coding sequence ATGCTTCTCTACACGCACACGCAGACTGCCCGGAAAAAAAGCTCAACAAACCTGCTCGTGGACATGCTCCTCAGGCTGATGGCGTCGCGCTTCAACGGAAAGGAAGGGTACCGCAAGTACCTGATGAGCGTGGACGGCTGGCAGAACTTCACCGTGGGCATTCGCACGGAGAACGGCTCAGTGGAGAAATCGATCTCCTTTCGCGACGGCAGGGTGTCCGTCGCTGCGGGAATACCGCCGAAGGCGGACGTGGTGATGATATTCGCCACGGACACAGCCCTCAGGAAGCTCCTCACCGCCCCCACCACGGAGCAGGTATACATGCTCCTCAAGAGCGAGATGCGCACCGAGGGAAAGCAGACCCACCTGCTCCTCTTCCTGTTCCTTGTCTCGGTCCTGTTACACAGGATGCAGATCAGGGGCCTGAAGAAGGAAAAGGCCCGTGTTAAGAAAACGGCCCTTGTTGAGCGCCCCCGATCGGATCCCGCCCTGTCCCGGGAGCTGGCGGCGCGGAGGGCCGGCCGCATGAAGGCCCCTTCGAAGGACCCGGGGGTGAGGTTCCTGGACGAGCCCTATCTCTCCCGGTACTCCCTCGACGACTTCCCGCGCCTCGGGAAATTCCTCGACCTTCATTTCACCACCAGGGCCCGGGTCTGCATCGAGATGCCGGCGCTCCTCACCGAGTGGCACCGGAAGAACGGCTTTGACGCGAAGCCGGACGGCACGCCCTGGGTCCCGGAGCTGCGCAGGGCCCATGCCTTCAGGCATATCATGAAGAACCGCACACCCATAATACACGCCGGGGACCTCGTCGCAGGCACCACCACCTCCAAGGACGTGGGCGCCCTGCCCTACGTGGACGCGGCTGGCACCTACCTCTGGTCAGAGCTTTTCACCGTGCCGCACCGCCTCCTCTTTCCCTACGACATTGCGCCGGAGGACGCGTGGAAGCTCCACCATGACATTTTCCCCTACTGGGCGGACAAGAACTTCAGGGAGCGCCTCCGGGCCCGCCATGGCGATCCCCTGCCGCTGCGCATAGACGAGCGCTTCGCCGTGTATTTCAGCTTCAAGTCGTCGGCATTCTCCCATATCATCCCGAACTTTCCCGAGATCCTGAAAAAAGGCACCATGGGCATGATAGCGGAGCTTCGGCAATACATGGAGGGCGACGACAATCCCGCCCGGAACGCGTCGCGGGATGCCATGGTCATATGCCTGGAAGGGCTCGCAGATTATTCCCGGAATCTCGCGTCCCGGGCCGCCTCTGACGCCGACAAAGAAGCGGACCCTGCGCGCAGGGCCGAGCTCCAGAAACTGGCCGGGATCTGCAGCCAGGTTGTGGAGCGGCCGGCGCGCACCCTGGATGAGGCCGTCAACGCCGTGTGGATAACCATGGTGGGGGCCCACATCGAGAACACCAACGCCGGCCTTTCCCTGGGGCGCCTGGACCAGTGGCTCCAGCCCTACTTCGAGGCGGACATGGAAAAGCTCACGGCGGAGAGCGACCGGGAGGAATACCTGCGCCACGCCATCGAGCTCATCGGCTGCTTCTTCCTCCGCTGCACGGACCATCTCCCCTGCATGCCCTATATCGCGACGATCTACTTCGGGGGGAGCTCCTCGGACCAGGCCATCACCCTGGGAGGGGTCACGCCGGAGGGGACGGACGCGGTCAACGACATGACCTACATATTCCTCAAGGTGACGGAGCTCCTCACCATACGGGACCCGAACATGAACGCGCGGTACCATCCGGGCGTCAACAGCGACGCCTACCTGAAGCGCCTCTGCGAGGTGAACCTCATCACGGCCGCGACCCCGTCCCTGCACAATGACGCGGTCATCATGGAATCGCTGAAGGAGATGAACTACGAGGAGCGGGACCTGAACGACTGGGCCGCCGTGGGGTGCGTGGAGCCGACCATCGCCGGCAAGCAGACGGGCCACACCAACTTCCAGCTCATGAACATGGTGGCGGCCCTGGAGATGGCCCTCAACAACGGCACCCATCCCCTCATGCGGTGGAAGCTCGGCCCTGACACGGGGGTCGTCGAGAACGGGGATTTCACCTCCTTCGAGGAATTCTACGAGGCCTTCCTCACCCAGTTCCGCTTCCTCATCGACGAGTCGATCAAGCTCAACAACTGGTACGCGGAGGAGCACCAGTACGTCCGGCCCACGCCTTACATCTCGGCCCTCATCGACGGCTGCGCCCGCAAGGGTCTGGACATCACCAGGGGCGGCGCGAAGTACAACAGCTCCGGCACGGCCATCATCGGCCTCGCCGACGTGACGGATTCCCTCATGGTAATCAAGAAGCTGGTGTTCGAGGAGCGCAAGGTCTCCTTCGCGGACCTGAAGCGCGCCGTGGACGGCGATTTCCGCGACGACCCGGCCCTTCACGCCATGGTGACCAGGAAGGTGCCCTTCTTCGGCTCCGGAAGCGACGAGGCCGTGGCCCTGGCGAACCGCATCACGAAATTCATCCATGATTATTACGCCATCATACCCCACTACCGGGGCGGCAGGTACACCGTGGGCTTCTGGACCATGTCGCAGCACGTCGCCTTCGGCACCCTCACCGGAGCCCTCCCGTCGGGAAGGCGCGCCGGCATGCCCTTCACGCCGGGGCTTACGCCGGAGCCCAACGCGTCCCGGAGCCTCCTCGACAACATGCGCGACGTGGCGCGCCTGGACCCGCACAGCATCACCAACAACATGGCCTTCAACGTGAAGGTGGTGCCATCGTCCCACGACACGCGCGAGAAGGCGGTGGACGACATGTTCTCCTACGTGAAGACCTACTTCACCCTGGGGGGGATGCAGATGCAGATGAACGTGGTGACGTCGGATACGCTCCGCGACGCCATGGCGCACCCGGAGAGCTACCGCAACCTCCTGGTCCGCATCTCCGGCTACAACGCCTACTTCGTCACGCTGCACCGGGACCTCCAGCTGGAGCTGATCCGCAGGGCGGAGTACGGAATCGAACGATAG
- a CDS encoding TetR family transcriptional regulator: MPRAPRPTHEVEFIKKKILDTALELIVDNGFEKFSMRKLASRLDMAATTIYNYFSNKDEINLMIRMRGFELLYSRLQRSYGQHREPLERFRAMMRTYCEFGIGHHNYYDIMFNLHTPKYLDYVGTPLEATAATEKEASLRNFEITARAIGEILALQGPVAPETVRYRTIRIWCDVHGIITLHNSNLIKEIEDNPAALVDRMIEDVIARFLEINGSGAADAALP; encoded by the coding sequence ATGCCGCGGGCTCCGCGACCTACTCATGAAGTCGAGTTCATAAAGAAAAAAATACTCGACACCGCCCTCGAGCTCATCGTCGACAACGGCTTCGAAAAGTTCAGCATGCGCAAACTCGCCTCAAGGCTGGACATGGCGGCCACGACCATCTACAACTATTTCTCCAATAAGGACGAGATCAACCTCATGATCCGCATGCGCGGCTTCGAGCTCCTGTACAGCCGCCTGCAGCGCAGCTACGGCCAGCACCGGGAGCCCCTGGAGCGCTTCAGGGCCATGATGCGCACCTACTGCGAGTTCGGCATAGGCCATCACAATTATTACGACATCATGTTCAACCTGCACACGCCGAAATATCTTGATTACGTCGGCACCCCCCTTGAAGCGACCGCCGCGACCGAGAAGGAGGCGTCGCTGCGCAACTTCGAGATCACGGCCCGGGCCATCGGGGAGATACTGGCACTGCAGGGCCCGGTGGCCCCGGAGACAGTCCGGTACCGGACCATACGGATATGGTGCGACGTCCACGGCATCATCACCCTGCACAACAGCAATCTCATCAAAGAAATAGAGGACAACCCGGCGGCCCTTGTGGACCGCATGATAGAGGACGTCATAGCCCGCTTCCTGGAGATCAACGGCTCCGGGGCGGCCGATGCGGCCCTGCCCTGA